A region from the Curtobacterium sp. MCBA15_012 genome encodes:
- a CDS encoding RtcB family protein: protein MQKITDRLLSWASMLEENTEQQARTTAGMPFVYPHLALMPDAHLGLGATVGSVIPTLGAVMPAAVGVDIGCGMIAVRTQFTAGDLPADLQPLREQIERAVPLSAGASNRKIVATAAPRIAELEAMAERAGFDPTGVHGGWRNQLGTLGSGNHFIEVSLDEQDRVWLFLHSGSRGVGNKIAQRHIAVAKRMMQRWWIELADPDLAYLVEGTPEFDRYIAELRWAQHFALLNREEMMDRVVRQLSEVVGAPVDEQERINCHHNFTQRETHWGKSVWVSRKGAIQARAGQPGLIPGSMGTASYVVEGLGNKPSLESSPHGAGRLYSRSAARRTFTHDELRAAMVGIEYRDTDAFLDEIPAAYKPIDQVMADATDLVAIRHTLRQVVNVKGD from the coding sequence ATGCAGAAGATCACCGACCGATTGCTCAGCTGGGCCTCGATGCTCGAGGAGAACACCGAGCAGCAGGCCCGCACGACGGCGGGGATGCCGTTCGTGTACCCGCACCTGGCGCTCATGCCCGACGCGCACCTCGGCCTCGGCGCCACCGTGGGCTCGGTCATCCCGACCCTCGGCGCCGTGATGCCCGCGGCCGTCGGCGTGGACATCGGCTGCGGCATGATCGCGGTCCGCACGCAGTTCACCGCCGGTGACCTGCCGGCCGACCTGCAGCCCCTCCGCGAGCAGATCGAGCGGGCCGTGCCGCTGTCGGCGGGCGCCTCGAACCGGAAGATCGTGGCGACCGCAGCGCCGCGGATCGCGGAGCTCGAGGCGATGGCCGAGCGGGCCGGCTTCGACCCGACCGGCGTGCACGGCGGCTGGCGGAACCAGCTCGGCACGCTCGGCTCCGGGAACCACTTCATCGAGGTGTCCCTGGACGAGCAGGACCGGGTCTGGCTGTTCCTGCACTCCGGGTCGCGGGGCGTGGGCAACAAGATCGCGCAGCGGCACATCGCGGTCGCGAAGCGCATGATGCAGCGCTGGTGGATCGAGCTCGCGGACCCCGACCTGGCGTACCTGGTCGAGGGGACGCCGGAGTTCGACCGGTACATCGCCGAGCTCCGGTGGGCGCAGCACTTCGCCCTGCTCAACCGCGAGGAGATGATGGACCGGGTCGTCCGGCAGCTGTCCGAGGTCGTCGGCGCCCCCGTGGACGAGCAGGAGCGGATCAACTGCCACCACAACTTCACGCAGCGTGAGACGCACTGGGGCAAGAGCGTGTGGGTGTCCCGCAAGGGCGCGATCCAGGCGCGGGCCGGGCAGCCCGGGCTCATCCCCGGGTCGATGGGCACGGCGTCGTACGTCGTCGAGGGCCTCGGGAACAAGCCGTCGCTCGAGTCGTCGCCGCACGGTGCCGGGCGGCTGTACTCGCGGTCGGCGGCGCGGCGGACCTTCACGCACGACGAGCTCCGCGCGGCGATGGTCGGGATCGAGTACCGGGACACCGACGCGTTCCTCGACGAGATCCCGGCCGCCTACAAGCCGATCGACCAGGTGATGGCGGACGCGACCGACCTGGTGGCGATCCGGCACACGCTGCGGCAGGTCGTCAACGTCAAGGGCGACTGA
- a CDS encoding SMP-30/gluconolactonase/LRE family protein translates to MDNATTGPVTVFCDEQAVLVESIVWDPTTERLRWTDITLGLLTTARADGTVESSVPLPPPLASFQPRVGGGFVAALGDTVVLTDEQGVVERELTRVQHATAGMRFNEGKCDPFGRFLVGSMDLTDQDPAGALYSVEPDGTTRVLRGGFGVTNGIEWSPDGSTMYVTDTSTSTIYRASYGPEGDLGELVPFVSGAAHDGLVRDDEDCFWTAVYGSGRVERWSAAGEHLETVEVPAPNVTSVAFGGPDMSTLFIGTARENMTEEQLEQAPHSGAVFAVPTRVRGSSASAFGG, encoded by the coding sequence ATGGACAACGCGACGACCGGACCCGTGACCGTCTTCTGCGACGAGCAGGCGGTGCTCGTCGAGAGCATCGTCTGGGACCCGACCACCGAGCGCCTGCGCTGGACCGACATCACGCTCGGCCTGCTCACCACCGCCCGCGCCGACGGGACGGTCGAGTCGAGCGTGCCGCTCCCGCCGCCCCTCGCGAGCTTCCAGCCCCGCGTCGGCGGCGGCTTCGTCGCGGCGCTCGGCGACACCGTCGTGCTCACCGACGAGCAGGGGGTCGTCGAGCGGGAGCTCACCCGGGTGCAGCACGCGACGGCCGGCATGCGGTTCAACGAGGGCAAGTGCGACCCGTTCGGGCGCTTCCTCGTGGGCAGCATGGACCTCACCGACCAGGACCCGGCGGGCGCGCTGTACTCCGTCGAGCCGGACGGGACGACCCGGGTGCTCCGCGGCGGCTTCGGCGTGACGAACGGCATCGAGTGGTCGCCCGACGGCAGCACGATGTACGTCACCGACACGAGCACGAGCACGATCTACCGCGCCTCCTACGGCCCCGAGGGGGACCTCGGCGAGCTCGTCCCGTTCGTCAGCGGCGCCGCGCACGACGGCCTGGTCCGGGACGACGAGGACTGCTTCTGGACCGCCGTGTACGGCAGCGGCCGCGTCGAGCGGTGGAGCGCCGCGGGGGAGCACCTCGAGACCGTGGAGGTCCCGGCGCCCAACGTGACCTCGGTGGCCTTCGGCGGGCCGGACATGTCGACGCTCTTCATCGGCACCGCGCGCGAGAACATGACCGAGGAGCAACTCGAGCAGGCGCCGCACTCCGGGGCGGTGTTCGCCGTGCCGACGCGGGTGCGAGGCTCCTCAGCGTCCGCGTTCGGCGGCTGA
- a CDS encoding DUF1206 domain-containing protein, whose product MSNQTERAARETGRQARRAADSRWFELTARAGFVGSGVVHLLLGYLVVLLGVGNGSSGRETDQSGALQQLAAVPGGIVLLWVVAVGTAALTLHLLVEAVVGGRSDSARGWAARAKAVGKAVVYGVVSYSAVTFALGAGKSSSGSSRSAAATALATPGGVFLLLAVAAVAVVVGVALVVIGCRRSFWKQLVRPRQPLDRVVSVLGTVGYVGKGIAVVVVGVLVAVAGFRSDPDQASGLDGAFDALHGLPAGSAVLVAVGVGFLAYGVYSFFRARYARL is encoded by the coding sequence GTGAGCAACCAGACGGAACGAGCAGCACGCGAGACCGGACGACAGGCGCGGCGCGCTGCCGACAGCAGGTGGTTCGAGCTGACCGCACGCGCCGGCTTCGTCGGGAGCGGGGTCGTGCACCTGCTCCTCGGGTACCTCGTGGTGCTGCTCGGCGTCGGCAACGGCTCCTCCGGCCGCGAGACCGACCAGTCGGGCGCACTGCAGCAGCTCGCCGCGGTCCCCGGCGGGATCGTCCTGCTCTGGGTGGTCGCCGTCGGCACCGCGGCGCTGACGCTGCACCTGCTCGTCGAGGCCGTCGTCGGCGGGCGGTCGGACTCCGCACGCGGCTGGGCCGCCCGCGCGAAGGCCGTCGGGAAGGCCGTGGTCTACGGCGTCGTGTCGTACTCGGCGGTGACCTTCGCGCTCGGCGCCGGCAAGAGCTCGAGCGGGTCGAGTCGGAGTGCCGCGGCGACGGCGCTCGCGACGCCCGGCGGGGTGTTCCTGCTGCTCGCGGTGGCGGCCGTCGCGGTCGTGGTCGGGGTCGCCCTCGTCGTGATCGGCTGCCGTCGCTCCTTCTGGAAGCAGCTCGTCCGCCCGCGACAGCCGCTCGACCGGGTGGTCTCCGTGCTCGGCACCGTCGGGTACGTCGGCAAGGGCATCGCCGTGGTGGTCGTCGGCGTGCTCGTCGCCGTGGCCGGCTTCCGGAGCGACCCGGACCAGGCCTCCGGGCTCGACGGGGCGTTCGATGCACTGCACGGGCTGCCCGCCGGATCCGCGGTGCTCGTCGCGGTCGGCGTGGGGTTCCTGGCGTACGGCGTCTACAGCTTCTTCCGGGCGCGGTACGCGCGGCTCTGA
- a CDS encoding SDR family NAD(P)-dependent oxidoreductase, with product MDLGIQGRTALVFGGDSGIGWNTARILLAEGATVVVSDLDQSRLDTSADQLEAPPGKLFAFAADVTDAASLATLHDRVRDSVGEIDILVQSSGITGAQGMFHEIDEQGWLDTIDVDLMGPVRITHEFIGDLRNGGWGRIVYLVSEDASQPYDDELPYCAAKAGVLSFAKGLSRSYASEGLLVNTVSPAFIHTPMTDAMMKKRAEQQGTTVDEAITSFLDEERPYMELGRRGEPEEVANVVAFLCSDLASFVNGSNYRVDSGSVATI from the coding sequence GTGGACCTCGGGATCCAGGGCAGGACCGCCCTGGTCTTCGGGGGCGACTCCGGCATCGGCTGGAACACGGCTCGCATCCTCCTCGCGGAGGGTGCGACCGTGGTCGTCTCCGACCTCGACCAGAGCCGTCTCGACACCAGTGCCGACCAGCTCGAGGCCCCGCCCGGCAAGCTCTTCGCCTTCGCTGCCGACGTCACCGACGCCGCGAGCCTCGCGACCCTGCACGACCGGGTCCGCGATTCCGTCGGCGAGATCGACATCCTCGTGCAGTCGTCCGGCATCACCGGCGCGCAGGGCATGTTCCACGAGATCGACGAGCAGGGCTGGCTCGACACCATCGACGTCGACCTGATGGGCCCGGTGCGGATCACGCACGAGTTCATCGGGGACCTGCGGAACGGCGGCTGGGGACGCATCGTGTACCTCGTGTCCGAGGACGCCTCGCAGCCCTACGACGACGAACTGCCCTACTGCGCCGCCAAGGCCGGTGTGCTGTCGTTCGCCAAGGGCCTCTCGCGCTCGTACGCGTCCGAGGGGTTGCTCGTGAACACCGTCAGCCCCGCCTTCATCCACACGCCGATGACCGACGCGATGATGAAGAAGCGCGCGGAGCAGCAGGGGACCACCGTCGACGAGGCCATCACGAGCTTCCTCGACGAGGAGCGCCCGTACATGGAGCTCGGCCGTCGCGGCGAGCCCGAGGAGGTCGCGAACGTCGTCGCCTTCCTGTGCTCCGACCTCGCGAGCTTCGTCAACGGGTCGAACTACCGGGTCGACTCCGGCTCGGTCGCCACCATCTAG
- a CDS encoding Dps family protein codes for MHASDKLAANLQKVLVDLIDLHLQGKQAHWNILGTNFRDLHLQLDEIVDAAREFADDTAERMRALYAVPDGRAATVAQSTHLDAFPEGEVATHDAIDLVTLRLYQATGTMRDVHDEVDEEDPTTADLLHGFIERLEQLAWMVSAENRSPRTPLAAATSPATAEASTAS; via the coding sequence ATGCACGCATCGGACAAGCTCGCTGCAAACCTCCAGAAGGTCCTCGTCGACCTGATCGACCTGCACCTGCAGGGCAAGCAGGCCCACTGGAACATCCTCGGGACCAACTTCCGCGACCTCCACCTGCAGCTCGACGAGATCGTCGACGCCGCCCGTGAGTTCGCCGACGACACCGCCGAGCGCATGCGTGCGCTCTACGCCGTGCCGGACGGCCGCGCCGCGACCGTCGCGCAGTCGACCCACCTCGACGCGTTCCCCGAGGGCGAGGTCGCCACGCACGACGCCATCGACCTCGTGACGCTCCGCCTGTACCAGGCCACCGGCACCATGCGCGACGTGCACGACGAGGTCGACGAGGAGGACCCGACGACCGCGGACCTGCTCCACGGCTTCATCGAGCGCCTCGAGCAGCTCGCCTGGATGGTCTCCGCCGAGAACCGCTCCCCGCGCACGCCGCTCGCCGCCGCGACGAGCCCGGCGACCGCCGAAGCCTCCACCGCCTCCTGA
- a CDS encoding NAD(P)/FAD-dependent oxidoreductase: MTDFRYLIVGGGMVADAAARGIRELDTDGSIGVLSEDVDPPYARPALSKKLWTDPDFSWDEKVDLHTEETGATLLLGSRVTGIDRAAKTVTTADGATHGYERLLLATGGKPRSLPGLAPSDRVLDYRSAADYRKLREFADAGAHVAVVGGGYIGTEVAAGIVQNGARVTLVDPDEVVGARMFPEGLARAFQQRFIDHGVELRLGRRVDEGSETATGVTLTLDDGSTLEADAVVVGLGIEPQTQLAADAGLTVHDGIVVSSTLVTDDESVFAAGDVAEYPDRILGTRRVEHVDNAQQQGRQAGRNLADADETYDHTPMFYSDVFDAGYEAVGQVSTALHTVEDWQEPNVTGVVYYLDDDDTVRGVLLWNVWDKTDEARKVLAEASALTRDALPGRITP, translated from the coding sequence ATGACCGACTTCCGCTACCTGATCGTCGGCGGCGGGATGGTCGCCGACGCCGCCGCCCGCGGCATCCGCGAACTCGACACCGACGGCTCGATCGGGGTCCTCAGCGAGGACGTCGACCCGCCCTACGCCCGCCCCGCCCTGTCCAAGAAGCTGTGGACCGACCCGGACTTCAGCTGGGACGAGAAGGTCGACCTGCACACCGAGGAGACCGGCGCGACGCTCCTGCTCGGCTCGCGGGTGACCGGGATCGACCGCGCCGCGAAGACCGTGACGACCGCCGACGGCGCGACGCACGGCTACGAGCGGCTCCTCCTCGCCACGGGCGGCAAGCCGCGCAGCCTGCCCGGCCTCGCCCCGTCCGACCGCGTCCTCGACTACCGGAGCGCCGCCGACTACCGGAAGCTCCGGGAGTTCGCGGACGCCGGCGCGCACGTCGCGGTCGTCGGCGGCGGGTACATCGGCACCGAGGTCGCGGCCGGCATCGTGCAGAACGGTGCCCGCGTCACGCTCGTCGACCCGGACGAGGTCGTCGGTGCCCGCATGTTCCCCGAGGGGCTCGCACGCGCGTTCCAGCAGCGCTTCATCGACCACGGCGTCGAGCTCCGGCTCGGTCGTCGCGTCGACGAGGGCTCCGAGACGGCGACCGGGGTGACGCTCACGCTCGACGACGGCTCGACCCTCGAGGCCGACGCGGTCGTGGTCGGGCTCGGCATCGAGCCGCAGACGCAGCTCGCCGCCGATGCCGGCCTGACGGTGCACGACGGCATCGTCGTGTCCTCGACCCTGGTCACGGACGACGAGTCGGTGTTCGCCGCGGGCGACGTCGCGGAGTACCCGGACCGCATCCTCGGCACGCGCCGCGTCGAGCACGTCGACAACGCGCAGCAGCAGGGTCGGCAGGCCGGCCGGAACCTCGCGGACGCCGACGAGACCTACGACCACACGCCGATGTTCTACTCGGACGTCTTCGACGCCGGGTACGAGGCGGTGGGCCAGGTCTCGACCGCGCTGCACACCGTCGAGGACTGGCAGGAGCCGAACGTCACGGGCGTCGTCTACTACCTGGACGACGACGACACCGTCCGCGGCGTGCTGCTCTGGAACGTCTGGGACAAGACGGACGAGGCCCGCAAGGTCCTCGCCGAGGCGAGCGCGCTCACGCGCGACGCGCTGCCGGGACGCATCACCCCGTAG
- a CDS encoding NADPH-dependent FMN reductase, whose translation MTKVLVLVGSLRAGSINRKLAEAADQHAPDGIELTTFDGIVDLPFYNEDIDGDTPPAAAVAFRDAVAASDAVLLVTPEYNGTIPAVLKNALDWGSRPFGASPLSGKPLAVIGSAFGQYGGVWAHDDARKVAGIAGARVLEDVAVAIPQSVVRFAETHPREDAEVVEQVQGALRALADAAAEPAAA comes from the coding sequence ATGACGAAGGTCCTGGTCCTCGTCGGCAGCCTCCGCGCCGGCTCCATCAACCGCAAGCTCGCCGAGGCGGCCGACCAGCACGCCCCGGACGGCATCGAGCTCACCACGTTCGACGGCATCGTCGACCTGCCGTTCTACAACGAGGACATCGACGGCGACACCCCGCCCGCGGCCGCCGTCGCGTTCCGGGACGCGGTCGCCGCGTCCGACGCCGTGCTGCTCGTGACGCCCGAGTACAACGGCACGATCCCGGCCGTGCTGAAGAACGCCCTCGACTGGGGCTCGCGTCCGTTCGGCGCCTCGCCGCTGTCCGGCAAGCCCCTCGCCGTCATCGGCTCGGCCTTCGGCCAGTACGGCGGCGTCTGGGCGCACGACGACGCCCGCAAGGTCGCCGGGATCGCCGGCGCCCGCGTCCTCGAGGACGTCGCGGTCGCGATCCCGCAGTCGGTCGTCCGGTTCGCAGAGACCCACCCGCGTGAGGACGCCGAGGTCGTCGAGCAGGTCCAGGGCGCGCTGCGCGCGCTCGCCGACGCGGCCGCGGAGCCGGCGGCGGCCTGA
- a CDS encoding MarR family transcriptional regulator, with translation MSTQEITEASGYWFPDDDATRRGVAVLNALRRYRAAETAMRRRTRDSMGMGETDLLAVRYLLQAQRADRIVKPKDLSAYLKISSASTTILIDRLVRSGHVRRDPHPTDRRALVITPTTETDDEVRATLGVMHRRMMSIAEGMSADEARAVATFLERMRGAVDQVDPAPAH, from the coding sequence GTGTCGACGCAGGAGATCACCGAGGCGTCGGGGTACTGGTTCCCCGACGACGACGCCACCCGCCGCGGCGTCGCCGTGCTGAACGCCCTGCGCCGGTACCGCGCGGCCGAGACCGCGATGCGTCGGCGCACGCGCGACTCGATGGGCATGGGCGAGACCGACCTGCTCGCGGTGCGCTACCTGCTGCAGGCCCAGCGGGCGGACCGCATCGTGAAGCCGAAGGACCTGTCCGCCTACCTGAAGATCTCGTCGGCCTCGACGACGATCCTCATCGACCGCCTCGTGCGGTCCGGGCACGTCCGCCGTGACCCGCACCCCACCGACCGCCGGGCCCTCGTGATCACGCCGACCACCGAGACCGACGACGAGGTCCGGGCCACCCTCGGGGTCATGCACCGCCGCATGATGTCGATCGCCGAGGGCATGTCGGCCGACGAGGCACGGGCCGTCGCGACCTTCCTCGAGCGGATGCGCGGCGCCGTCGACCAGGTCGACCCCGCACCCGCGCACTGA
- a CDS encoding alpha/beta fold hydrolase: MHDEDHPDAARPAAPAPDAPAASAAPAPQAPPAPDPAGELSDAEDADVTVRVDRIAVDGTYVRVSSIGAPGDRAFVLVAGLGIASTYYERLAPHLNEHGPVHALDLPGFAGVPRFRGGVSIERYADAVEQVLRELRLEDPVLVGHSMGTQVVTEVAARNPGLSDLVLISPVVDRSARTIRQSAFRFLRSALHEPAAVRWHAVTAYALCGWHWFRRVLPRMIAFPIEERAADVRARTLIVRGEHDAMVPRDWVRSLARVFPHAVLREVVDGAHSVMHAQADAVARLAVAHVDGRIADRGVGSLQRVRDHTTSSDLARLGAADAWLVLKSRFRELFGMARGDDEALEEAKSAHAVAMADGDGIPVDPSDRREVVDEVAPEVRDRS; this comes from the coding sequence GTGCACGACGAGGACCACCCGGACGCAGCACGACCCGCCGCGCCGGCACCCGACGCCCCCGCGGCGAGCGCCGCGCCGGCACCCCAAGCCCCGCCGGCCCCCGACCCCGCCGGTGAGCTCTCCGACGCCGAGGACGCCGACGTCACGGTCCGCGTCGACCGCATCGCCGTCGACGGCACCTACGTCCGGGTGAGCTCGATCGGCGCACCCGGCGACCGGGCCTTCGTGCTCGTCGCCGGCCTCGGCATCGCGTCGACCTACTACGAGCGGCTCGCCCCACACCTCAACGAGCACGGCCCCGTGCACGCGCTCGACCTGCCCGGCTTCGCGGGCGTCCCGCGCTTCCGCGGCGGAGTGTCGATCGAGCGGTACGCCGACGCCGTCGAGCAGGTCCTGCGCGAGCTGCGACTCGAGGACCCGGTGCTCGTCGGGCACTCGATGGGCACGCAGGTCGTCACCGAGGTCGCCGCCCGCAACCCCGGTCTCAGCGACCTCGTCCTGATCAGCCCGGTCGTCGACCGGTCGGCGCGCACCATCCGGCAGTCGGCGTTCCGCTTCCTGCGCTCCGCGCTGCACGAGCCGGCGGCGGTCCGCTGGCACGCCGTGACGGCCTACGCCCTCTGCGGCTGGCACTGGTTCCGCCGGGTCCTGCCGCGCATGATCGCGTTCCCGATCGAGGAGCGCGCAGCCGACGTCCGCGCCCGGACGCTGATCGTCCGCGGCGAGCACGACGCGATGGTGCCGCGCGACTGGGTGCGGTCGCTCGCGCGGGTCTTCCCGCACGCGGTCCTCCGCGAGGTCGTCGACGGCGCGCACTCGGTCATGCACGCGCAGGCCGACGCGGTCGCCCGGCTCGCGGTCGCGCACGTCGACGGCCGCATCGCCGACCGCGGGGTCGGGTCGCTGCAGCGGGTCCGCGACCACACGACCTCGTCGGACCTGGCGCGGCTCGGGGCGGCGGACGCCTGGCTCGTGTTGAAGTCACGGTTCCGCGAGCTGTTCGGCATGGCGCGCGGCGACGACGAGGCCCTCGAGGAGGCCAAGTCCGCGCACGCGGTCGCGATGGCCGACGGCGACGGTATCCCGGTGGACCCGTCGGACCGCCGCGAGGTCGTCGACGAGGTCGCGCCGGAGGTCCGCGACCGCTCCTGA